In a single window of the Deinococcus aetherius genome:
- a CDS encoding glycosyltransferase family 4 protein, translating into MRIGIVTATYLPSRNGVATSTALYVRGLRERGHDVRVFAPRHPQAPAHEEGVYRLNSSFAGARALGAPADYPVMLAPGPLLTARLPLRDLDVLHTMHPFLAGRLALKWARLSGAPVVFTAHTQYDQYLHYAPMPKRVGRAMLRPHVSAFARRVDAVLAPGRAMVEMLREYGYGGEVHLFPNPVDLAAFARARGEAFRAEHHVPQNAPLVMYLGRLAAEKNLGVMLHAFAQAQASRPELRLLVVGDGPARAEALASAPEGVTFSGPIPYARVPEALAAADAFLTASTSEVLPMSMIEALAAGTPLVAAHSPAALDLVRSGLNGIVTDPTPDALAAGLLGVLRPDRLPALQTGARESARHYDLRVRAAALEEVYARAVVRGRGRVHRSI; encoded by the coding sequence GTGCGCATCGGGATCGTCACCGCCACCTACCTGCCGTCCCGCAACGGCGTTGCCACCAGCACCGCTCTGTACGTGCGCGGCCTGCGCGAGCGCGGCCACGACGTGCGCGTCTTCGCCCCGCGCCACCCCCAGGCCCCGGCGCACGAGGAGGGCGTCTACCGCCTGAACTCCTCCTTCGCGGGGGCGCGGGCGCTTGGGGCCCCGGCGGACTACCCGGTCATGCTCGCCCCGGGGCCGCTCCTGACCGCCCGGCTGCCGCTGCGCGACCTCGACGTGCTGCACACCATGCACCCCTTCCTGGCGGGAAGGCTGGCCCTGAAGTGGGCGCGGCTCTCGGGGGCCCCGGTGGTCTTCACGGCTCACACTCAATATGACCAGTACCTGCACTACGCGCCCATGCCGAAAAGGGTGGGCCGCGCGATGCTGCGCCCGCACGTCTCGGCCTTCGCGCGGCGGGTGGACGCGGTGCTCGCCCCGGGCCGGGCGATGGTGGAGATGCTGCGCGAGTACGGCTACGGCGGCGAGGTCCACCTCTTCCCCAACCCGGTGGACCTCGCCGCCTTCGCGCGGGCACGGGGCGAGGCGTTCCGGGCCGAGCATCACGTCCCGCAGAACGCGCCTCTGGTCATGTACCTGGGTCGCCTCGCCGCCGAGAAGAACCTGGGCGTGATGCTGCACGCCTTCGCGCAGGCCCAGGCGTCCCGCCCGGAGCTGCGGCTGCTCGTCGTGGGCGACGGCCCGGCGAGGGCGGAGGCCCTGGCGAGCGCCCCTGAAGGTGTCACCTTCAGCGGCCCCATCCCCTACGCCCGGGTGCCAGAGGCGCTAGCCGCCGCCGACGCCTTTCTCACCGCGAGCACCTCGGAGGTCCTCCCCATGAGCATGATCGAGGCGCTGGCGGCAGGCACCCCGCTCGTGGCCGCGCACAGCCCTGCCGCCCTGGACCTCGTGCGGAGCGGGCTCAACGGCATTGTCACCGACCCGACGCCGGACGCGCTGGCCGCCGGGCTCCTGGGCGTGCTGCGTCCCGACCGCCTGCCCGCCCTGCAAACCGGGGCCCGTGAGAGCGCCCGGCACTACGACCTGCGCGTGCGCGCCGCCGCGCTGGAGGAGGTCTACGCGCGGGCGGTGGTGCGTGGGCGGGGCCGCGTTCATCGGTCCATATGA
- a CDS encoding aminoglycoside phosphotransferase family protein, translated as MIAVPAAFAERTVARSGEAGRAWIESLPGRVGELCNLWNLEVESPAMHGEWGLVFAVRGTDSPAVLKVTWPDEDGSFHRAVTALSLWNGRGAVRLLRADMERHALLLERLDSTATLGSVGVEEALRVAGSLLRRLAVPAPADFPSLKTVVQRIEATLPERWERQGRPLPRQVVERARELARHLAPSAGNLLVNWDIHDGNVLRAASEPWLVIDPQTLAGDVEYGLAQWLWWRLEEIEARAGVRWALDRLVESAEVDAGRAFAWAYVRTVDYWLSGLETGLTIDPPRCERVIEGLGRVE; from the coding sequence ATGATCGCCGTTCCCGCCGCCTTCGCAGAGAGGACCGTCGCCCGCTCCGGCGAGGCGGGCCGCGCGTGGATCGAATCACTGCCCGGGCGGGTGGGCGAGCTGTGCAATTTGTGGAACTTGGAGGTGGAAAGCCCCGCGATGCACGGGGAGTGGGGCCTGGTATTCGCCGTTCGCGGCACCGACTCGCCCGCCGTCCTCAAGGTCACCTGGCCGGACGAGGACGGCAGCTTTCATCGGGCGGTAACGGCGCTCTCGTTGTGGAACGGTCGGGGGGCGGTGCGTCTGCTGCGGGCGGATATGGAGCGTCACGCGCTGCTGCTCGAACGCCTGGACAGCACGGCGACGCTGGGGAGCGTTGGGGTCGAAGAAGCTCTGCGTGTGGCCGGGAGTCTGCTCAGGCGCCTCGCCGTCCCGGCACCCGCAGACTTTCCCTCACTAAAGACGGTGGTGCAGCGGATCGAGGCGACCCTCCCCGAGCGTTGGGAGCGGCAGGGTCGTCCCCTCCCCCGGCAGGTCGTGGAGCGGGCGCGCGAACTGGCCCGCCACCTCGCCCCTTCGGCCGGGAACCTGCTCGTCAACTGGGACATCCACGACGGGAACGTGCTGCGGGCCGCGAGCGAGCCGTGGCTGGTGATCGACCCCCAGACCCTCGCCGGGGACGTGGAGTACGGCCTGGCCCAGTGGCTGTGGTGGCGGCTGGAGGAGATCGAGGCACGGGCCGGGGTGCGGTGGGCGCTTGATCGCCTCGTCGAGTCCGCAGAAGTGGACGCCGGACGGGCCTTCGCCTGGGCCTACGTTCGCACGGTGGACTACTGGCTCTCGGGGTTGGAGACGGGGCTGACGATTGATCCGCCCCGCTGTGAGCGGGTGATCGAGGGGCTGGGGCGTGTGGAATGA
- the hisA gene encoding 1-(5-phosphoribosyl)-5-[(5-phosphoribosylamino)methylideneamino]imidazole-4-carboxamide isomerase: MTAAASPVPLVIPCVDIQSGRAVRLYEGDPDRETVYFDSPLDAARHWAGLGAGLVHLVDLDAATGRGENRGIICEIAAELGESGVKVEVGGGIRDRETAEELLGAGVSRVVIGTAAVRDPGLVRDLIAAHGSERVVVSLDARGLEVATHGWAQGSGLMVADLTPTLAGVGLETLIFTDVTRDGTLRGLDRELMRTVRRLWTNTLIVGGGVATQGDVRLLAEEGIHGAIVGRAIYEGTLTYPVTEI; this comes from the coding sequence ATGACCGCAGCCGCCTCCCCCGTTCCCCTCGTGATCCCCTGCGTGGACATCCAGTCGGGCCGCGCCGTGCGCCTGTACGAGGGTGACCCCGACCGGGAGACGGTGTACTTCGACTCGCCCCTCGACGCCGCCCGCCACTGGGCCGGGCTGGGCGCGGGCCTCGTGCATCTGGTGGACCTCGACGCCGCGACCGGGCGGGGCGAGAACCGGGGCATCATTTGCGAGATTGCCGCCGAACTGGGCGAGTCGGGCGTCAAGGTCGAGGTGGGAGGCGGTATCCGCGACCGCGAGACGGCGGAGGAGTTGCTGGGGGCGGGCGTGAGCCGGGTGGTGATCGGCACCGCCGCCGTCCGCGACCCGGGGCTCGTGCGGGACCTGATCGCCGCTCACGGCTCCGAACGGGTCGTCGTCAGCCTCGACGCGCGGGGCCTGGAGGTCGCCACCCACGGCTGGGCGCAGGGAAGCGGGCTCATGGTCGCCGACCTCACCCCCACGCTCGCGGGGGTGGGCCTGGAGACCCTGATCTTCACCGACGTGACCCGCGACGGCACCCTCAGGGGCCTCGACCGCGAACTCATGCGCACCGTGCGTCGCCTGTGGACGAACACCCTGATCGTGGGCGGAGGCGTCGCCACGCAGGGCGACGTGCGCCTCCTCGCCGAGGAGGGCATTCACGGCGCCATCGTGGGCCGCGCGATCTACGAGGGGACGCTGACGTATCCGGTGACGGAGATTTGA
- a CDS encoding ABC transporter substrate-binding protein yields MKHTRTLLPLLLALGMGSALADKVVNIGYSGPLSGGAAFYGKDVQSGIEMAIGELNRAGGVNVKGEKVTFKLVSLDDRYLPNETATNVRRLTSQGINVVFVPHAGGILTVQPLTTRDPNFLLVAYSSEPKILAANNPMTFMLPPRYDNYLQPFVSTQMKAFGKKLGMVGTTSAYGKQWAEAVTEEWKKQGGTVGANNGVDYATTVDYSSAVTKALAEKPDVLFIGGPSQPTALVIKAAREQGFKGGFIVMDQAKFEQMDTVVPRAYLDGSVGVLPTKEFPGTQVFVNQYQRAYKKIPTSEAALNYMGMNVIAKAMELAGTTDDPQAIRAQLNAAAKALPQNKTVYKLTGVTPGGHVDAEFLIASVKDGKYSRLRVNKVYK; encoded by the coding sequence ATGAAGCACACCCGCACCCTCCTTCCCCTCCTGCTCGCCCTCGGCATGGGCTCGGCCCTGGCCGACAAGGTCGTGAACATCGGCTACAGCGGTCCTCTCTCCGGCGGCGCGGCCTTCTACGGCAAGGACGTGCAGAGCGGCATCGAGATGGCGATAGGTGAACTCAACCGCGCGGGCGGCGTCAACGTGAAGGGCGAGAAGGTGACCTTCAAGCTGGTCAGCCTGGACGACCGCTACCTGCCCAACGAGACGGCGACGAACGTGCGGCGCTTGACCTCGCAGGGGATCAACGTGGTGTTCGTGCCCCACGCGGGCGGCATCCTGACGGTTCAGCCGCTGACGACGCGCGACCCCAACTTCCTGCTGGTCGCGTACTCCAGCGAGCCGAAGATCCTGGCGGCCAACAACCCCATGACCTTCATGCTGCCGCCCAGATACGACAACTACCTCCAGCCCTTCGTGAGCACCCAGATGAAGGCGTTTGGCAAGAAGCTGGGCATGGTGGGCACGACGAGCGCCTACGGCAAGCAGTGGGCCGAGGCGGTGACCGAGGAGTGGAAGAAGCAGGGCGGCACCGTCGGCGCGAACAACGGGGTGGACTACGCCACCACGGTGGACTACTCCAGCGCCGTGACCAAGGCTCTGGCGGAGAAGCCCGACGTGCTGTTCATCGGCGGGCCCTCGCAGCCCACCGCGCTCGTGATCAAGGCGGCGCGCGAGCAGGGCTTCAAGGGCGGCTTCATCGTGATGGACCAGGCGAAGTTCGAGCAGATGGACACCGTGGTGCCGCGCGCCTACCTCGACGGCTCGGTCGGCGTGCTGCCCACCAAGGAGTTCCCGGGCACCCAGGTCTTCGTGAACCAGTACCAGCGCGCCTACAAGAAGATTCCCACCAGCGAGGCGGCCCTGAACTACATGGGCATGAACGTGATCGCCAAGGCGATGGAACTCGCGGGCACCACCGACGACCCGCAGGCCATCCGGGCGCAGCTCAACGCCGCCGCCAAGGCCCTGCCGCAGAACAAGACGGTCTACAAGCTGACGGGCGTGACCCCCGGCGGGCACGTGGACGCCGAGTTCCTGATCGCCAGCGTGAAGGACGGCAAGTATAGCCGCCTGCGCGTGAACAAGGTCTACAAGTAA
- a CDS encoding YihY/virulence factor BrkB family protein, which produces MKLADLFTLIREAALAFGQDKAPRLAAAIAYYALFSLAPLLLFAVAVAGFFLSDETVVSNLLGPGSFVAQNLGEQAAGFLRELVSNQEGLQRGSLVATSVGFVTLFLGATGLFVQLQDALNSMWGADPGPPQGVLNIVRTRVVSFLLILGIGLVLLAFLGLNTYLASVAQRLGDIIGAGAFFVRLGTVALGLVLLTVVFAAVYKLLPSVRLEWREVWVGGAVTSALFTVGQLLIGLYLGRAAPGSVFGAAASLVILMLWIYYSGMIFFFGAEVTWVYSQKYGTRAGGAANIGKKRAVAAQGADIDTRPSDQEQEAAAQASPENPVQDARGRVLGVPLPRFPGRRRAGPPSPTSSSRPEPALPGVGAALWNAVTAVLAIPAVLVLRVLGLRGGKKG; this is translated from the coding sequence ATGAAGCTCGCGGACCTGTTCACCCTGATCCGGGAGGCGGCGCTCGCCTTCGGGCAGGACAAGGCGCCCCGACTGGCGGCGGCCATCGCGTACTACGCCCTGTTCAGCCTCGCGCCCCTGCTGCTCTTCGCGGTGGCGGTCGCCGGGTTTTTCCTCTCGGACGAGACGGTGGTAAGCAACCTGTTGGGCCCGGGCAGCTTCGTCGCGCAAAACCTGGGGGAGCAGGCGGCGGGCTTCCTGCGCGAACTTGTCTCCAATCAGGAGGGCCTCCAGCGCGGGTCACTCGTCGCCACCAGCGTGGGGTTCGTCACCCTCTTCCTGGGTGCCACGGGCCTCTTCGTGCAGCTTCAGGACGCGCTGAACAGCATGTGGGGCGCCGACCCGGGCCCACCGCAGGGCGTGCTCAACATCGTACGGACGCGGGTGGTGTCTTTCCTGCTCATCCTGGGAATCGGGCTGGTGCTGCTCGCCTTCCTGGGCCTGAACACCTACCTCGCGTCGGTCGCGCAGCGGCTCGGGGACATCATCGGGGCCGGAGCCTTTTTCGTGCGGCTGGGCACCGTCGCGCTGGGATTGGTGCTGCTGACCGTGGTGTTCGCCGCCGTGTACAAGCTGCTCCCCAGCGTGCGGCTGGAGTGGCGCGAGGTCTGGGTGGGGGGAGCCGTGACGTCGGCGCTCTTCACGGTCGGTCAACTCCTGATCGGTCTGTACCTCGGGCGGGCGGCGCCGGGAAGCGTGTTCGGGGCCGCCGCGTCGCTCGTGATCCTGATGTTGTGGATCTATTACAGCGGCATGATCTTCTTCTTCGGCGCCGAGGTGACCTGGGTCTACTCGCAGAAATACGGCACCCGCGCGGGCGGCGCCGCCAATATCGGCAAGAAGCGGGCGGTGGCCGCGCAGGGGGCGGACATCGACACGCGCCCCAGCGATCAGGAGCAGGAGGCCGCCGCCCAAGCGTCTCCCGAGAACCCGGTTCAGGACGCGCGGGGCCGGGTCCTCGGCGTACCGCTGCCCCGTTTTCCCGGCAGGCGCCGCGCCGGTCCACCCTCCCCCACCTCATCCTCCCGTCCGGAGCCCGCCCTGCCCGGGGTGGGGGCCGCCCTTTGGAACGCCGTGACCGCCGTGCTCGCCATTCCGGCCGTGCTCGTGTTGCGGGTGCTGGGGCTGCGGGGAGGGAAGAAGGGGTAG
- a CDS encoding branched-chain amino acid ABC transporter permease: MTLFLQQLFNALALGGVYALVALGLTLVYGVMRVPNFAHGGLYMLGAYFTYAILTGLGVGYVPALLLAAVGVAVLAAVLERLVFYPLRNAPHVHAMIAAIGVLFFLEAAVQLIWGPDFKQIAEPVPGILNAGGVIITWQRLLVILASFLVMLGLNFFLKRTLTGATIEAMSQNREGARLVGINVNRVGMLTFAISGALAAAAAALIAPIISVAPSMGEVMNLKVFAIIILGGMGSVPGAIVGAFLLAFAEVFGGFYINLDFADVIGFAALVFVLAIRPEGLFRRGT; the protein is encoded by the coding sequence TTGACCCTCTTCCTGCAACAACTCTTCAACGCGCTCGCGCTGGGCGGCGTGTACGCCCTCGTCGCGCTGGGCCTGACCCTCGTCTACGGCGTGATGCGGGTGCCCAACTTCGCGCACGGCGGCCTGTACATGCTCGGCGCGTACTTCACCTACGCGATCCTCACCGGGCTGGGGGTCGGCTACGTCCCCGCCCTGCTCCTCGCGGCGGTGGGGGTAGCCGTGCTCGCGGCGGTGCTGGAGCGGCTGGTGTTCTATCCGCTGAGAAACGCCCCCCACGTCCACGCGATGATCGCCGCCATCGGGGTGCTGTTCTTCCTGGAGGCCGCCGTGCAACTCATCTGGGGTCCCGACTTCAAGCAGATCGCCGAGCCGGTGCCGGGCATCCTGAACGCAGGCGGCGTGATCATCACCTGGCAGCGCCTCCTCGTGATCCTGGCTTCCTTCCTCGTGATGCTGGGGCTGAACTTCTTCCTCAAACGCACCCTGACGGGAGCGACCATCGAGGCGATGAGCCAGAACCGCGAGGGCGCCCGGCTCGTCGGGATCAACGTGAATAGGGTCGGGATGCTCACCTTCGCCATCTCGGGGGCCCTGGCCGCCGCCGCCGCCGCATTGATCGCGCCCATCATCTCGGTCGCCCCCAGCATGGGCGAGGTGATGAACCTCAAGGTCTTCGCCATCATCATCCTGGGCGGGATGGGGAGCGTGCCGGGGGCCATCGTGGGGGCCTTCCTGCTCGCCTTCGCGGAGGTCTTCGGGGGCTTTTACATCAACCTCGACTTCGCGGACGTGATCGGCTTCGCGGCCCTCGTGTTCGTGCTGGCGATCCGGCCCGAGGGGCTGTTCCGGAGGGGGACGTGA
- a CDS encoding NAD-dependent malic enzyme translates to MPEARRVSRYYDVRRDEDGHRFLDVNVTGFSLLHIPLLNKSTGFTRQERRALGLEGLVPPHTSTLEEQKERTYLRYLQQTTDLEKHEYLRALQDRNEVLFYAIFADHLEEMLPILYTPTVGEAVRIFSHIYRYPRGLSVSTEDIDRVDELLENVPLNDVRMIVATDSSAILGIGDQGFGGMAISIGKLSLYTAAGGVGPDKTLPVELDVGTDRQDLIDDPLYLGVHHRRLTGPEYDEFLDRFVEGVAARYPKAIIQWEDFARGTAFRVLERYRRVVPSFNDDIQGTGAMALAGLIGASRLKGESLHDQVFVVVGAGAGGIGVASAIRQGLMRDGLTYAEANARIFVVDRYGLLTHGQPLEDHQLSFAKHPGDLAGWEVAGEWPTLHETVVNARATALLGLTGVPGLFRQLTVEAMLSNTPRPIVFPLSNPTSNVEAQPGDVLRWTAGAAIIATGSPFPDIEYGGRMYPVGQGNNAFIFPGLGFGAVISRAREITDGMVMEAALTLADETRAHGDRVYPPISCLREVSMRVAVRVARRAIDEGVCAERRIRNLTDDELEAFVRRRSWVPKYLPLRKAADARD, encoded by the coding sequence ATGCCCGAAGCCCGCCGCGTCTCCCGCTACTACGATGTGCGGCGCGACGAAGACGGCCACCGTTTCCTCGACGTGAACGTGACCGGCTTCTCGCTGCTGCACATCCCGCTGCTGAACAAGTCCACCGGCTTCACCCGCCAGGAACGCCGCGCCCTGGGGCTGGAGGGCCTGGTCCCCCCCCACACGAGCACCCTGGAGGAGCAGAAGGAGCGCACCTATCTCCGTTACCTCCAGCAGACGACCGACCTGGAAAAGCACGAGTACCTGCGCGCCCTGCAAGACCGCAACGAGGTGCTGTTCTACGCGATCTTCGCCGACCACCTGGAGGAGATGCTGCCCATCCTCTACACCCCCACCGTGGGCGAGGCGGTCCGCATCTTCTCCCACATCTACCGCTACCCGCGCGGCCTGTCGGTGAGCACGGAAGACATCGACCGGGTGGACGAACTGCTGGAGAACGTGCCCCTCAACGACGTGCGCATGATCGTGGCGACCGATTCGAGCGCCATCCTCGGCATCGGCGACCAGGGCTTCGGCGGCATGGCGATCTCGATAGGCAAGCTCAGCCTCTACACGGCGGCGGGCGGCGTGGGGCCCGACAAGACGCTGCCCGTGGAACTGGACGTGGGGACCGACCGCCAGGACCTGATCGACGACCCCCTCTACCTCGGCGTCCACCACAGGCGGCTGACGGGCCCTGAGTACGACGAGTTCCTCGACCGTTTCGTGGAGGGAGTGGCCGCGCGCTACCCCAAGGCGATCATCCAGTGGGAAGACTTCGCGCGGGGCACGGCCTTCCGGGTGCTCGAACGCTACCGGCGGGTCGTGCCCAGCTTCAACGATGACATTCAGGGCACGGGGGCGATGGCCCTCGCCGGGCTGATCGGCGCCAGCCGTCTCAAGGGCGAGAGCCTGCACGATCAGGTCTTCGTCGTCGTGGGGGCGGGGGCGGGCGGCATCGGGGTGGCGAGCGCCATCCGGCAGGGCCTGATGCGCGACGGCCTGACCTACGCGGAGGCGAACGCCCGAATCTTCGTGGTGGACCGTTACGGCCTCTTGACCCACGGCCAGCCCCTCGAAGACCACCAGCTCTCCTTCGCCAAACACCCGGGAGACCTTGCGGGCTGGGAGGTCGCGGGCGAGTGGCCCACCCTGCACGAGACGGTCGTGAACGCCCGCGCGACCGCCCTCCTCGGCCTGACCGGCGTGCCCGGCCTCTTCCGGCAACTCACGGTGGAGGCGATGCTCTCCAACACGCCCCGCCCCATCGTCTTCCCCCTCTCCAATCCGACCAGCAACGTCGAGGCCCAGCCCGGCGACGTGCTGCGCTGGACGGCGGGCGCAGCGATCATCGCCACCGGGAGCCCCTTTCCCGACATCGAGTACGGCGGCAGGATGTACCCGGTCGGGCAGGGAAACAACGCCTTCATCTTCCCCGGGCTGGGCTTCGGGGCCGTCATCAGCCGCGCCCGCGAGATCACCGACGGCATGGTGATGGAGGCGGCCCTGACCCTCGCGGACGAGACGAGGGCGCACGGGGACCGGGTGTACCCGCCCATCTCGTGCCTGCGCGAGGTGAGCATGAGGGTGGCCGTCCGGGTCGCCCGCCGCGCCATCGACGAGGGCGTGTGTGCCGAACGTCGCATCCGCAACCTGACCGACGACGAGCTGGAGGCTTTCGTGCGTCGCCGCTCGTGGGTGCCGAAGTACCTGCCGCTGCGCAAGGCGGCGGACGCGCGGGACTGA
- a CDS encoding malate dehydrogenase, with protein MTTKQPVRVAVTGAAGQIGYSLLFRIAAGDMLGKDQPVILQLLEITPALKALNGVVMELRDCAFPLLADIVTSDDPMVAFKDADYALLVGAMPRKAGMERGDLLGANGGIFKPQGQALNAVASRDVKVLVVGNPANTNALIAQQNAPDLDPKQFTAMVRLDHNRAISQLAEKTGQPVSAIKNITIWGNHSSTQFPDLSQATVSGQPALDLVDREWYETTYIPTVAKRGAAIIEARGASSAASAASAAIDHMRDWALGTPEGEWVSMGIPSDGSYGVPEGLIYGFPVRCSGGRYEIVQGLSVGDFSRRRMDATAQELIEERDEVRKLGLVQ; from the coding sequence ATGACTACCAAGCAACCCGTCCGCGTGGCCGTGACCGGCGCCGCCGGGCAGATCGGCTACAGCCTGCTCTTCCGCATCGCCGCCGGGGACATGCTCGGCAAGGACCAGCCCGTGATCCTGCAACTGCTGGAGATCACGCCCGCGCTCAAGGCCCTCAACGGCGTGGTGATGGAACTGCGCGACTGCGCCTTCCCCCTGCTCGCCGACATCGTGACCTCGGACGACCCGATGGTGGCCTTCAAGGACGCCGATTATGCCCTCCTCGTCGGCGCGATGCCCCGCAAGGCCGGGATGGAGCGCGGCGACCTCCTCGGTGCCAACGGCGGCATCTTCAAGCCGCAGGGCCAGGCGCTCAATGCTGTGGCGAGCCGCGATGTGAAGGTCCTCGTGGTGGGCAACCCCGCCAACACCAACGCCCTGATCGCCCAGCAGAACGCGCCCGACCTCGATCCCAAACAGTTCACCGCGATGGTGCGCCTCGACCACAACCGCGCCATCTCGCAGCTTGCCGAGAAGACGGGCCAGCCCGTCAGCGCGATCAAGAACATCACGATCTGGGGCAACCACTCCTCCACCCAGTTCCCCGACCTCTCGCAGGCGACGGTCAGCGGCCAGCCCGCGCTCGACCTCGTGGACCGCGAGTGGTACGAGACCACCTACATCCCCACCGTCGCCAAGCGCGGCGCGGCAATTATCGAGGCGCGCGGGGCGAGCAGCGCGGCGTCGGCGGCGTCGGCGGCCATCGACCACATGCGCGACTGGGCGCTGGGCACCCCGGAGGGCGAGTGGGTCAGCATGGGCATTCCCAGTGACGGCTCCTACGGGGTGCCGGAAGGGCTGATCTACGGCTTCCCGGTGCGGTGCAGCGGCGGCCGGTACGAGATCGTTCAGGGCCTCTCCGTGGGTGATTTCAGCCGCCGCAGGATGGACGCCACCGCCCAGGAACTCATCGAGGAGCGCGACGAGGTGCGCAAGCTCGGTCTGGTGCAGTAA
- a CDS encoding MFS transporter — translation MRPGPHPLLFAALGTLVFLNVYAPQSLLPLLAREFRVGAAEIGLVVGATTLAMALASPVVGILADAWGRRRTVVGAFALLALPAVLATFAPSLPLLNAARFAQGLLIPGVMVALNAYIAEEVPQTGRARALTAYVTGTVLGGFLGRFLAGLVAAPFGWHAAFWLLAAASLVGFVLAGAGLPRETRFTPHRDPRAVLSGFAAHLRNPALLATCGVGFLILFTLVGTFNTLTLRLDDAPYNLSTAGTGAVFAVYLLGVVVTPVAGPFLASRGPRTGLLTAVALSITGLLVTLAAPLPLVVAGVAAGACGVFLAQSAALAAVQRSVTGARSLATGLYHLAYYGGGAAASVVAGHAYEAGGWPGVVPLVAGSVGLAAVVGAVGWRRAGQVETRQG, via the coding sequence TTGAGGCCCGGCCCCCACCCCCTCCTCTTCGCGGCGCTGGGGACGCTCGTGTTCCTCAACGTCTACGCGCCCCAGAGCCTCCTGCCCCTGCTGGCGCGCGAGTTCCGGGTCGGGGCGGCGGAAATTGGCCTTGTCGTGGGCGCGACGACGCTGGCGATGGCGCTGGCCTCCCCGGTCGTGGGCATCCTCGCGGACGCCTGGGGACGACGGCGAACGGTGGTGGGGGCCTTCGCCCTGCTCGCCCTGCCCGCCGTCCTCGCCACGTTCGCGCCCAGCCTGCCCCTCCTGAACGCCGCCCGCTTCGCCCAGGGCCTCCTCATTCCCGGGGTGATGGTGGCCCTGAACGCCTACATCGCCGAGGAGGTTCCCCAGACTGGCCGGGCCCGCGCCCTGACCGCTTACGTGACGGGCACGGTGCTGGGAGGTTTCCTGGGCCGTTTCCTGGCCGGACTCGTCGCCGCCCCCTTCGGCTGGCACGCGGCGTTCTGGCTGCTCGCCGCCGCGTCCCTGGTGGGTTTTGTCCTCGCCGGGGCCGGGTTGCCGCGCGAGACGAGGTTTACCCCGCACCGTGACCCGCGTGCGGTCCTCTCCGGGTTCGCCGCTCACCTGCGTAACCCGGCCCTGCTCGCCACCTGCGGGGTCGGGTTCCTGATCCTCTTCACCCTGGTCGGCACCTTCAACACCCTCACCCTGCGGCTGGACGACGCACCCTACAACCTGAGCACGGCGGGAACGGGGGCCGTCTTCGCCGTCTACCTCCTTGGGGTGGTCGTGACGCCGGTCGCCGGGCCGTTTCTGGCCTCGCGCGGTCCACGCACCGGCCTGCTGACCGCCGTGGCCCTCAGCATCACGGGCCTGCTCGTCACCCTCGCCGCGCCCCTGCCCCTGGTGGTCGCGGGGGTGGCGGCGGGGGCGTGCGGCGTGTTCCTGGCCCAGTCCGCCGCCCTCGCCGCCGTGCAGCGCAGCGTGACGGGGGCGCGCAGCCTCGCCACCGGGCTTTACCATCTCGCGTACTACGGCGGGGGGGCCGCCGCGAGCGTGGTCGCCGGGCACGCCTACGAGGCGGGAGGCTGGCCCGGCGTCGTTCCCCTCGTCGCGGGCAGCGTGGGCCTCGCGGCGGTGGTGGGTGCGGTGGGGTGGAGGCGGGCGGGTCAGGTCGAAACCCGGCAGGGCTGA
- a CDS encoding thioesterase family protein, with protein sequence MRPIPPGFAQTLTVRVTGEMTVQFEQLGPVHPVYATYWMARHFEEAGRLVILPFLEDGEGGLGTAVEVRHTASALPGMTVTVTATCERVEGRRIFCRLRAVSDLGDEIGHGTTTQVVLPQERIDANFEALRERWAERGRG encoded by the coding sequence ATGCGCCCCATCCCGCCCGGCTTCGCCCAGACCCTCACTGTCCGCGTCACGGGCGAGATGACGGTGCAGTTCGAGCAACTCGGCCCCGTCCACCCCGTCTACGCGACCTACTGGATGGCCCGCCACTTCGAGGAGGCGGGCCGCCTGGTCATCCTCCCCTTCCTGGAGGACGGCGAGGGCGGCCTGGGCACGGCGGTCGAGGTCCGGCACACCGCCTCCGCCCTTCCCGGCATGACGGTCACGGTCACCGCCACCTGCGAGCGGGTGGAGGGCCGCCGCATCTTCTGCCGCCTGCGCGCCGTCTCGGACCTCGGCGACGAGATCGGGCACGGCACGACGACCCAGGTGGTGCTGCCCCAGGAGCGGATCGACGCGAACTTCGAGGCCCTGCGGGAGCGGTGGGCGGAGAGGGGGAGAGGCTAA